Within Porites lutea chromosome 2, jaPorLute2.1, whole genome shotgun sequence, the genomic segment aaaccatctatgcACTTTTTGGGGTGAATTTGTTTCCAACATTGAAATGAGTTTGATTGTTATATTCTCTTGTCTCATGGTGAGgttcataactgtaacaaagcATTCTTTGCATGAGCCAAACTGTACAATATTACATCATGCTTGTGCACAATAAGGACCTTGGTGACACCCGATTTAATAACAAATTCTCCTTATGGTTCAGAAGCACACAGAAGGCTATTTGTAGGAAGAATCAAGCATTTCACCAGAAGACACAAATACATTCAAATAATGTTCTCAAAGATGGGAAGATGAACAGAAACATAACGTTAATCTTCGTTTTGAGTTTGGTGACAAACTCAGTGAATAAATGAAAGCTTGTTAATAGTGCTTTTGCATGGATTTTTTAATTATAGGTACTCTTGGGATTAAATTCAAGGGAAATGTCCAAGATAAAATGAAGAATAAAAAGCATAATCTGATATGGTGCTGTTTTTTAAGTCATAATTCTTACCTCCATTTTGGAAAAGCTCTTTTGACATCCAACTCTCCTGTCTCCATATTAATCACAGGATGAAACACAGGGGGTTTAAATATAACACTCTGGAacgaaaaatatcaaaataagaTGTTATTGAAGGTAAACCAGGCTAGATTTAAATCAAGGCAAAGCTgtataacaatattattacaataaCATTGGCAAAGGTCTGTCATAGTGTAAGGCCAAGAGCAACATGGTACCATCAAATAATCAATCTGTGTAggacagtcaagccaggtcaagcgaaCCCCCGAGGGGAAATATTTCAGGTTCATCCCTGCATTGttgagcagtgaattcacatGCAAAGAGGTTCTTAAATTTCTGCCTGCTCTGTTTTCTTAAACTTTGacaaaaatttcttcaaagcaATAAAATTTTATCCATCGCAGCGATTTTTCAATGTGACTGAATACTGAGAAGATGTAGTAAAAAATGCATGTAGGAaatgcagatttgaatttgatacGGTTGCGGCAACTACTCATGGATTCATTTTCCAAACAATCAATACATAAAAGGAACCAATGGGAGTTCACTTGACCGGTAATAGTATTGTTTAAATACATAACTTACAGGGCAGTCACCATCCGGGAAATTTTCTGGAATCTTCATAACAAACTTAAAAATACCATCTTGATAGGAACCCATCCTGATAAAAATTACACCATACCAGactgaaaacagaagaaaaattcGCTATTAAATCCTGAATAAGGTCAGCGGTTGTCATGCGCTTATGGTGGCCCTTTGGCGGCTCtgccaattttgtaggttttgctatagttttcatcttctttttcttctattttatttttatcaactAATTGATTAGTACAGGTAATACATGTAGCATGATTTGTAGGGGTTGATATTTGGCATatataccacgagtgatatttcaaaattgttaaatataatttCACGAGCAGTTAGGCGAATAAAGTTTGAGACAACTTTGAAATAGCACGagtagtatttatgccaaaataatatcacatacaaatcatgctattactaCCTGCaagaggtttgtaattttcacatgtacgTATTTCAAATTAACATGAAAtgccactgctctaagccaatcaaattgcagacaTTTTTCACGTAGCAgtatgaatttatttatttttcagtacTGTTAAGTTATTCTAAATTAAGTTATTTTCCtgtttattttcattgtatCACAACCCtataaaatgtaatttaattaTGGTACCTACTCagcttgttcagtttttttgctattttttacctgatctattttaaatttttaaattgctatccaccttacccaGATAATTACTTAATACTAGAATCGGGGTTGTcaaaaagttttgaagtagatggcCGAGTTGTCAAAGTACgtggccagtccagggatattttatttaaaaaatgccatccataaagaaatgctCAGCAGAGTAGCCAGCTGATACTAGCCAAGTGGGTGGCGATTTTTGctggcagccggctactttttaCAACCCTGTTCAAAACATACTAAACCTTTGATATCTTTGCTAACTTGACTTTAAATTTTCAGCACAATTTCTTAAAAACATAATACTCACTTAGAGGGGACTTGGCCGCTGGAAGAACATAAACTCCTGGTAGCCTTTGACTTCTAAGCTGATTACTGCAAAGATCAAGTTGTCAAAGATAATATATTACAATTGTATGTCAAAAAAACTCATGATATTCATAAACACGACTagtacataaaaaaattatgctccATGAGTGTCCTTAATCTGACAAAACTCATCTTAATTGTGTTGCTCTGATTTAATTTGTGGAAATACagaagtaataataataattataataaaacagaaaaagggTTGGTTGGAAAATGAATAGATCTATAAGAGAAATCTTGTATATTAAAGCAGgattgtcaaaagtagccggctgccagcgaaaatcgccacctacttggttagtatcagcCAGCTACTCTGCTTAGCATTATTTTCTTTACGAATGggatttgaaataaaacatccctggactggccgcttactttgacaactcagccgtctacttcaaaactttctgacaaccctgtgtaagcagggtgcaaagaaagtcatttttacagtttgccatttgggcaagctgaggctagcatatactagcccaaacgtcatttcaactagcccaaaaactttttgatgagcagaattgatttcacagttcttttgtaattcagggcttctgatatttcgcgcggtcgcggacccgcgaaattcccaaaaaaacgcgaaataccgcgaaatctgccagaaatatttccaaatacatgtcggcaaaacatatttaatacttatcttggctattagaccggttttattcaccccaaacgtccaaatttagcttgaaacttcgtcactgcaacaagtaaacaacgtcccaaaactaccaggtgTTTTTAGAGgaacgttgcgaaaaactgggcactaaccataatgttaatgGCTTTAACACTCGCTCATTTCTGGAgtgaactgttgttgaaagagcaaatgattatccctgtttAAAAAAACGTTCACCAACGTtggtcatatcgacgcaaaattgatcgattttagcgaaatttgccaaaaaaaaaccccAGCGAAATTGgttgttttttactgattgtttcttggcgaagtttTTCCCCGAAATTTCCCCTGAAATTGAGCAATTTTCCTAAAAATTTGCCTctgaaaatccttcgaaaattttctgcgaattttgacttttttcccgcgaaaaatcccgcgaaatcggccgatttttccacGAATTTGCCTCTGTAAATCGcgtgaaattttgcttttttttccacgaaatatcagaagccctggtaatttgaattcctcaaaaaacttcacttgcccattgggcaagttaagaacagaattcactagcccactagtaaaatccactagccactactttctttgcacgctggtaAGCATTCAATAAAATCAAAATCTCAGCTGTACCTCATATTTTCGCTTTGGTAAAACAAAAATGGGTAAAATGTCAAAAACAAATTCAGGGCTGTGTGTTAGCAGAGCCTGGTAGCCCATGTCGCccaacttttgctcttgggtgactagaaaatcaAAGAtctttcatacaaatcatatgctggccaccctggattttacaggttcagagcactgggctgccttcaattttccttagagcacagccttgaaattGAGATGGAATAATAAGAGGCATTCCAGGTGTGAGTTGGTAAGAAACACAAGAATGCCACTTCAGTAATTTAAACTAAActcatttcaaaatttttgacaTTCTTACACTTAATCATCTTTGATGAAGTTGTTACAaacattaataaagttttcatCTATGCCATAGAAGGTTTATCAAGAAAAAGCTCGAAAAACACTCACTATGTTGGACACCCAACAGGTTCTCATAAAAGCCTGAGAGTCAGTTAAAGGCTTCTTTTAATTCAAAAACTTGATGGGCCAGTTGTTTAAACAAACCAAGACAGTGTTGTGTTCACATGGAACCACTATGACCATGTAAATATTTAGACACCGGACCATTCAAAATTTGAATGCCAAAATCCAGGTCAAATATTTAGCTGGTATAGTTAGAAATTTGAACGGCCTAAAGTGAATTCATgaccattttaatttttgtatgaCAAAGCATGCAAAAGCGTGGATGCTTGGATACATGTGTGGTGCCTGTCTACTAATGAACATGGTGCATCATTTCAGTCATCActgaaaataaaccgcatgctcttTACAAGACTCATTcacatacaatgaaagtttacaacacccaaCCAGTTAGCCTTACCATGGAAGTTTTGCTTAtaaagattcttcttttttcgaccactgaagtatttcacttgttccaaagtaactAACGCTTTCAAGTGATATAATTCATTGACCGATCTGTTCTGAGAAGCTTGACATCTTTCTCATTAATCTTTTCTaagctttcttcacaaaacatgcATTGCACTCTGAATATGTAGTCAGTCatgtcacgattcttatccccggtttccatggtatttgcTAGGAATGCCTGGGACCATGACCCCACCCTCTGTGAGCTtacacatacaaaaaaagaaacgcttgcatttttagagtctcgctgctaagcaagctcgactaatcATTATGTCTTGTAAAATACTTCAGCAAGCAGCAGGTAGTTATTGTAAGTTGGACCTGATGGAAACCTCACTTTTGTTGGCTTGATAGAGATGTCTACAATAATTGTGGACATCTCTATTAAAGACAGGcttattttacagaaatttgGTGGAAGGCATCAACAAAGCCTGGATTGAACTGGATCTGATCAGCCCCATGTGTTCCGCTTAATGACAAAAGTGTAGGGATAATGTCTCAGTTGATCCAATCCAGTTTAATGAAGGCTTTGTCTCTGATGTGGGTATAAAAAAGTATTCTTTTTAGCACAGCCTGTTGATTCTATTAAAAGCTGAAgggtaatttttaaaacaaaggaaactttaTAGATTATTTCGCATTACTTTTGCATCGCTCGTTTCTCATTTCTAAGAAAGAAAGTGAAAGAGTCcaggagaaaaataaaagtgtaaaattatgcaaaaatgaacATCTGCGCAAATTCAGTTTCAAAGCATACTTCAgtgaaatttatcaaaataagAGCGCGCAAAAACATAAATCGTCACGCGCTGTGCACATTTCCAAAGGATAAAATTAGATTAACGAAACAAAGAATTGTTACTTACTATTCCGCCATTAACGTGTATTCGAGAAAATATGGCCCATAGGCTTTGACCTGTGAAGAATTGGGTCCAGGTGATCTTTGCCTCGCCACTGATAAATTCATGGATTTTTCTTCTTCTGGTGATGGAACAGTCGGAagagattttcttttgtttttcggCGAACTTTCATCGCTTAGCCTTTGTGTTTGCATTCCGTTAGTTTCCGAACGGGAATGACTTCTTGCTTGAAACTGATGACTCTCATCTAAATCTCCCAGAAAGAGCTATGAGTTGAGTAAAGGTAACAAATATGTTACGCTTACTGAtcgctaatattttgtcatAAATGTGTTTATGGAGCAGTAGGAATTCGTTGCTCTGAGGAAAGAAAACTTCACCGGGAGAGTGAATGGCGATTAACAACCTTAAGAACGTATAAAACTCGAATAAAGCATAAAAACACTGACAAACACTGTGCCACCTGTGATCAATTATGCCATGAATTTCCCTGACGAATTGGATTCTAGGGTTTCACTGTACCGCTTGTTAAAATAATCTTTACAAGAGTGACAGCATATAGAAGGCTCACAGAGTAAACAAAACGCCTAGCGCTAGTTAACTCCAAAACTCTTACGGTTATATCTTCGATCGAGACATTTTGAAACCTACCTTCTTTCTGAGTTGATGAGTAACGTTTAACATTGCTCATCGACAAAACCAGGAAACGCTCTGGAATACTGCCCATATGTTAGAATAATCAATTCAACACCCTTCTCCACATCTCACAGTCTAATCATGACTTATTATCAAGAGATGGTTCGATAATTTCTCAGACGCTCTTCAAAGTAAATCATAAATATTTATCACTACAACTGCGGCGGCCATTTTTGATTGAAAGGTCACGTGGCTATGTCGTTATTGGCTATTGTCGGAAATCTTCGTGACGCTCGAGGAAAACGACGAAAGCTTTCAATATGGCGGGTGATGGAGCAGAAGAAGTTTTGCAATCGTTGATAGATACTCTTGAACTATGTGTAGGAAAAATAAAAGGTAAGGTTgtataaacaaaaatgcaaactcTTTCAGCGTGTTTCAGTACAACAGATGACAGTgatttaccgtatttattcgattaaccgccctgggcgcttattaaatttttggaccttgagagcgcagggtgggcgcttattggaGGTCGGCGTTTATTCAAGGCTAGGCGCTTATtgaattttcaccattttcagcaagtgaagtatgtttattttgcaacaaaacaataaatgctaataacaaaacgtgaagaagtaacaaagcaaggtttctgtaaattactctgaagaaaactccttTCCCGGGGAAGTCGCtaattagaatttattcattcAAGTGGGTGGGATGGGGGTGATCGCtaatttgagtttgattggggggaggagggggtgggcgcttattcgaagctgggcgcttatttaactttttaggatgggtgcttattcgaggtgggcgcttattcaaggttgggcgcttattcgaataaatacggtatgtcaTTTTATGGTATGCCACACACTTCAAAAGATCAACAGTAATGCAACTCATGTGGAAGAGGTTAAtgtcactttttaaaattcttttgttccttttttttcacagaGGGAAGTTTAGGTCAAGTGATGGAAGACTTGGAAATGAATTTCTCTTTGGAGGAGTTTTGGATGAAATTAGGTAGATTAAGGAAGGCTTAAATTTAAGACTTACTTCtttcattgtcatcatcatcatcatcatcatcatcatcatcatcagcggCAGCAGCAGCTTTTCAGTGTTTTACTTCGGAATTtaacctttgttttttcaaaatttcaaaatctaTTTATTCCAAAATTCATATTACGGTCCCTAGCAAGACCtttcaataggccacttccgagttccaaaaaccctcactttcaaaataaggCCAAGtcaacctttcttgtggaaataagttttatttgcaggagaatgaaaaatcatttgatATCAAAGGTTGAGCACCTAACCTCGTTTCATACAGAGGCCTGGGGGAACTCGGAAAGGGGGTGGCATACTATAATAGAAttagaataaatattattattatggaatTCTGTTTGGCAGACAAGCCATCCCCGTTTTTTTCAATAAGCATCAGCTGCGTTGCCTAATTTTAGGTTGGTCGTTcggatgaaagaaaaaaacctaaaaaaaatcacaggAAGTCTGAGAATAGGAGGTCTGAAACCCCAGCGTCTTTGCCATGGAGCCTGGAAACAACAAGACTTGCTCACTAAAGCGACACAAACTCAATATAGTGGAAAATATGATGGTTGATATCAGAGTACAtcaatttaaagcaaaaaagaTACACCACTGAAATTTTTCTGCCTGGGAATGCTGTTAcaatgctcatttttcagattaaaaggtTAAACTTCATTGTTcctaaaaaagccaaaaatttgggttgtcgaaaaaaaaaaaaaaaaaagggaaaaataggGGATAGTCATACCCCcaggaaagaaataattgttGTTAATGTTTCTCTTTTGATGGACTGATCATGATACTATGATAATCGAAAACGCTCCAAAGAAAATGACAGAAAATGTTTggaaatagatagatagaaaccTTTATGTCAATAGGGTAACTCCTTCAGtttttgtacaaaataaaaGCTGCTATCCTTTAGAGGTGATAATtaattacaataattaaaaatagcTATTAAATGTTATATAAAGgactttaaaattaaattacaagtaaaatcataaaaatctTAAAACCTGAATAAACACAACCACGATAAAAAAGGTCTTTTTCGTACATTCTAACTTTATAGACGGGAGTCTAAGTTTACCACTGCTCCTTGTTGTTCTGGGCAATTTATCCTTGTTATAATTAAAATAGTGCATAAAATAATGATGGAAgagagtttgttttttttttgaaaaaaggatgAGTGGTGATAATTaagtcttctttgttttttctcaggAATGACATTCAAAGCAGTTTCCAAAGAAGCCACAAAATTGACAGTGTCCTTTTCCAAACCTCCAGCGCCATCTGTTGAAGTGAGGAATTTGACAAATCAGAACAAATCAGGTTTCATTCCATCACAGGATCTTTGTCACATGTTTTTCCATCATAAATCTCCAAAGCCAAAATTTCCATCCATTGATAAAGGTTCTGTGACACTATTGAAAGCCTGTACTTACATAAAAATGTTTGATGCTTCAACAGTAACCTGATTTATTCTGGTTTGAATTGACAGGATTTTTTCATTTGCCAGGATTTTTTAATCTACCAGGAACAATCAATTAGTAATAATTCAGTATTAAGGGCATTTTACGTGAGATGACTACACATAATTTATAAAATCCTTTCGTTTACTTGTAGCTATTTGGCATTAgttgttagtatctgtttcacggtGTAGTAAAATCATTATATTATTGGCTTAAAATATAAAAGAGAAGAAAGGGGTATTTAATACTTGGTTGTCATAAAACTGATGCTTTCCTAGTTTCTTAGTTTATCATCTGTAACCAAATCTTTTCTTAGCTGTATTGAGTTTAGTTACTGGGTAGATTGAGGATTTTCTGTTATCAAATTACTTTGCTAGGAGCTGCAGTGTCTTTTGACTGGTTTTGAAACAGCGGTCATTGCTATGCTAACGATATATCATTCCTTGCCGCTGTCTCAAGGTAGGTTTAGTATTGAAAGTACTTAGTACTGTTAGCAGTTGAGTTGGATGCTAAACTGTCACAAATATTTGCATACCCATCTgagcattgttttcaaaaagaaaaagtaggGTTTTTAAAGAGGTATTCATCAGTTAGGCTTGAAACAATGTTGGGTTAATTGGATTTGATACAATTTGCTGTGCATACGTTTTAATAAATTACAAGGATGACAAAATTCCTTCTTCAGAGAAGAGAAAAGAGCCAACAACAAAGTCATCGCCAGCCtgagaaaacattttgcaacacCACCTCATGTTCCCctgtgaaatgacgtctgagaaacaagcgcagaaattccacactggtGATGCGTCACATATGGATAGTGCTTCTGTCTGGATAAAGCCAatttttaagccaatcagaaggctgcactacccagatctgggtagtggcgcaacatcagtatggaatttttgcagttatttttCAGATATCATTTAGCAGCGTcgtgtcggctgttttctcaggttataaCTTATCCCAAAAATTGCATCAGTGTTATGGAACTTGACTGAGCACTCTAACTTTTGCTCCACCACTGCTTCCCCAAAAAATCATAGCCcaagggcccgtttctcgaaagtcgtGGTAACTTTTCAGGCCCGAAAGCAAATATTCAAATccaaataatttataaagaagAAGAGTGCGGTTCCTGTGGCTAGCAAACCACtcaattttgtttcattaactaatagttttatcatgttagatgcaaaactactgaaacctctatcttgcatgtaaaccaaAACAGCTTTACAGGCCTGttagttatcgggactttcgagaaacgagccCCAGGgctgaaaataattattcttcTCTTGAAAGGTCATATGTCCTAGGTACTATTAAAGACACCATCTTGGTCGGACATTTTGGTTGGACATCACcataaaaaaagcttgaacttTATTTGTATATCCCGTCCctaaaatatgaacaaaaacaaacatttcgcTACTTTCGAGAAGCATTATGCTACCTTTCGAGTAAATCAGAAGACATACTATGATAATGTAGAAAACTTCATTACCcaagtcaattttgttttgtgacTGTGAGGATTTACTCAAGGTAGATGTTTATTCTTTCTTACTGTAAAATGATTTACGATAAAAAAATTCGCCATATATAATGTCCGAACACAGGTAAGATTTTGTCAGACTCTTGACTTTTGGTTGGCTGATGTCCCATGACTGACTGTTATTTGCAGCCCTGCAGTGGCCAGTCTGATTATCTTT encodes:
- the LOC140927878 gene encoding protein AKTIP homolog, producing MLNVTHQLRKKLFLGDLDESHQFQARSHSRSETNGMQTQRLSDESSPKNKRKSLPTVPSPEEEKSMNLSVARQRSPGPNSSQVKAYGPYFLEYTLMAEYNQLRSQRLPGVYVLPAAKSPLIWYGVIFIRMGSYQDGIFKFVMKIPENFPDGDCPSVIFKPPVFHPVINMETGELDVKRAFPKWRRNINHLCQVLLYARRIFYKIDMKNPLNPEAAHLYENDRDAFKQKVNISLRTCLNELHLPLADDPHAIRFVELSPDQHDEYKTQMINNQSKPESLPTANAHKSGLSWMKKGSNQIFSKQES